The genomic DNA ATTTATTAGTTATTTATTATAACTTATAACTTATTATTTATTACTTTTAACTTAAAAATTAAATCTTATCTCATTTAACTTAAAACTTAAATATTAAAAGTTAGAAATTTTAACTTATAGAGTTTAAGTTAAAACTTAAATATTAAAAGTTAGAAATTTTAACTTATATGATTTAACTTAGATGTTATAGTTTAGAAGTTATTTGTTTTAACTGAAAATTTAGAAATTTTAAATTATTTGTGCTAAGTGAAAAGTTATTTGTTTTAACTGAAAAGTTAGAAATTTTAACTTAATTCTTTTAATTGATAATTTATTTCTTTTAACTTAGAAGTTTTAACTTAAAATTAAAGGAGATTAATAAATGGGTGAAGTAATAGCTGTAATGAATCAAAAAGGAGGATGTGGAAAGACAACTACTGTCGTCAACACTGCAACTTCCCTAGCCGTAATGGGCAAATCCGTATTGATTGTTGATATGGATCCTCAGGCTAATGCAACAACTAGTTTCGGATTAATTAAAACCGAATTGGAAAATACGATTTATGATGCTCTTATAGGTAACATAAACGTTAAAAAAGCTACTATTCCAACATTTATTAAGAATTTGTTTATCATTCCAAGTAACGTTTCATTAAGTGGAGCTGGCGTTGAGTTAAGCAACGAGGAAAACTACCACATTAAACTAAAAGATACCTTGGCTGATGTCGTTCCTTTATTTGATTATATCTTTATTGACTTGCCTCCTTCTTTAGGTGTTTTAACCGTCAATGCATTGGTTGCCTCTGACAGTGTTTTGATTCCTATTCAGGCAGAATACTATGCTCTTGAAGGGGTAGCTGATTTAATCAATACAATTAACTTGGTAGAAACCAGACTCAGAAGCCCTACACCTATTAAGGGAATTCTTTTGACCCTGTATGACAAAAGAACAAGATTAAGTAGGGATGTTCATAGGGAACTTAAAAATTATTTCTCTGACAACAATCTGTTATTTAAGACTATAATTCCAAGAAATATTAAGTTGGCCGAAGCTCCTAGTCATGGAAAACCTTGTTTGATTCATGATCCTGAGAGTACTGGTACTAAAGCTTATTTAAGCTTAGCTAGAGAGATTATAAAAAAGGATGAGTGAGAGTATGGCTAAAAAGAAGCAATCTGGATTAGGAAAAGGGCTTGATTCATTAATTCCAGATTTTTATAATGAAGATTTTGACAGTAACAACTCATTGTCTTTAGAGGATATGCTTAAGCAAGACGACGATGCATTGAATTCCATTGAAAAGGATGTTCTTGAAGC from Methanobrevibacter sp. includes the following:
- a CDS encoding ParA family protein, yielding MGEVIAVMNQKGGCGKTTTVVNTATSLAVMGKSVLIVDMDPQANATTSFGLIKTELENTIYDALIGNINVKKATIPTFIKNLFIIPSNVSLSGAGVELSNEENYHIKLKDTLADVVPLFDYIFIDLPPSLGVLTVNALVASDSVLIPIQAEYYALEGVADLINTINLVETRLRSPTPIKGILLTLYDKRTRLSRDVHRELKNYFSDNNLLFKTIIPRNIKLAEAPSHGKPCLIHDPESTGTKAYLSLAREIIKKDE